From the genome of Ziziphus jujuba cultivar Dongzao chromosome 4, ASM3175591v1:
CTTCAATTTCCAAAAGACCTTGTCTGGGTTCACTTTTACCTTTCTGGCTTGGCTCTTCCAAAGGTATGCTTTCTTCGAGCAATTTTCTGGTTGATCTTCATTTTATGTCAGTTTTGATTGTTTCAATTCTGGGTTTCTCGGTTTGTTTAGTGGTAATTGAAATTATTAcagaaaaatatcaataaaattaaattaaagtccACTTTCGATCAGCTTAAACTTTTAGAATACGTACTATTTCAATATGGTATCAAAGCTAAGAGATTCCGacttcaaaactcaacaactccatcccgagttcaaaactcaacaactccaTGTAATGACCAAGAAAGAAAGCCCCTACATTTGAGGAGAGTGTTAGAAAAAActataaatcaaatgaaagcCCACCTTCCattagcttaagcttttggaataGGTGATATTTCAACAGAAATTACCCTGTACCATTTTGCTTCTTGTGtttaaactgtctaaaagggaTTGATAAGTTTATCAGAAATTCAAAGTTTTCGGAAATGCAGTTTCCGAGAGCTcattttgtttatctttttgaTGGACTTTCATTTCCTGTTGTAATTTGTGGTTTAATTAGAATTGAGGAACAGAAATGAGAAACAGTTGTTAATGCACTGAACTCAGTAGCTTTCCTAATCTATTAAAGGTCGACAAGTACTGCCAATAGTTAGGTTGTTAGGCAGATATCATCAGAGCTAGAAGTTTTGGCAAGAACTGCTAGAAATGCAGTTGGTGGACCTTTTTGtctcttattttttgtttttatattaattggAATTTTGTGGGTTTTCCTTCTTGTCAGTTGCAAAGTTAGTGTCCTATGAATTGTTTCATAGAGTTACTTAGCGGATATcattttttccttctatttttaGGCCCAAAATATAAAATCCCATCCTTGATTCAACAATTGTCGGTTTCAACAAGTTCACTAGCAGTTCAAGAGCAAGTGATGGCAGAAACTGGAGTTGAATTACTCAATTCAGTTGATGATCAACATGGAGGAGTTCGAGTAGAGATGAAAGAACCTATGGATCCCAAGATTTTTTCTACGTTGCTAGAGGCTTCAATATCACACTGGAGGCAGCAGGTAAGGATTTTACGGTGTTCACTTGATGTCTGATCTGCTgctatgttatttattttgaatgttAAATCTGTAGGGGAAGAAGGGTGTTTGGATCAAATTGCCTATTGAGCTTTCTAGTCTAGTTGATACTGCAGTGAAGGTATTGCTTTCTTCACTCTGACTGAGCTAGCTTCTtaagaaaccaattttaagATAGGATTGGTCATTAGAATTTTCTGCTATGGTAGTGGGTCTCTATTGGCTGGATTTACAATCTCAGTCttcttgtttgaattttataggaAGGATTTAGGTACCACCACGCAGAATCTGATTACTTAATGCTAGTATATTGGATTCCTGATACTGTTGATACTCTTCCTGTAAATGCTACACATCGAGTGGGAATTGGTGCTTTTGTCACGAACCACAAGAGAGAGGTACTTTTTCTGGATCTAGCACGGATTTTCCTGGTATTCCTGAAAAATGACATCAAGAAACATGCAATTATCTTAGATCAATTTAACCTATTAATTgtggtgacttttttttttatcctaatGAAAGATTGATATTTTAAGTACTTGAAGTATGCCATATCAACTTAAATTTAATGTGTTTTGTTTGATGAAGCCAAACTAATTCAATTACTGCAATAATGCATAGTTTTTATAAGAGTCGATGGAAGgccaaattaaatttcattacCAGGAATATCACTTTCTTACTCTTCTGTTCCTTATCCTCTCGGACTGGAAGAAAAGGAAGTCATGATgtcaaaatctctctctcttttttttttttttttttttttttttttgggtgttttccCTTACAACAATATGATTCCAATTTATATGACCTTTAATGATGGCATGTTATATTTGACTACTGATAGTAAGTTATTTCGTCCAATAGGTGCTTGTTGTTCAGGAGACTAGGGGCAAGTTTAGAGGTTCAGGTGTGTGGAAGTTGCCAACAGGGGTTACTAATGAAGTGAGTGCATAACAAATGTGGGTCTTTCCCAAATATTTTAAGTTATACACCAtgtactaatttttttaatccacAGGGAGAGGATATCTGTGATGCAGCAATTAGAGAAGTGAAAGAAGAGACAGGGGTAACTTTTAAACTAGCGATATCTAGACTCATATGAAAATGGTTTTTCCATGTAGTTTACTGCATTCCAATGTAAATAATGACATTGCTTTTATTTCCTTCAGATTGAGACAGAATTCGTGGAAGTTTTAGCATTTAGGTAAGGATTTTTCCTCTCATCAATCACAGATCACTGTACATTTCTAGATGCTTACTCTCTAATTGGGCTCAAACAATCTTCCACGAGACAGAAATTGCTGGTTTCAGCATGTTTCTTTAAAATCTTCTTGTACCTCatcttcttttcaattttgtcctTATTAAATTCCCAATCTTTACAGGCAGAGTCACCAGGCATTCTTTAGCAAATcagatttgttttttgtttgcttgTTAAAACCTCGTTCCTTTGACATTGAGAAGCAGGATTCAGAGATTGAGGAAGCTCAGGTAACTTCTGGTACACCATGAATCTATCATAAAATTTGGAGCTCATGAACAGAGCAAAACAGTGGAAGAGTCAAACTTTTGATATCTGTTGCAATTTGCTACAGAGAAATGAACTTATATTGGATCCACTTTAGTGTGCCTTTTTTTGGGATTGCAGGAAAGGATTGCTTGTTCTGGTCCCTTCATTACACTGCTATTATTTACATAGAAATAGTGAAAAATGGAAACCAAAAAACAGAGAATGTGttgaaaaatttgaatttccagTACTCACCTaagttattctttatttttgttacttttcTCTAGTGGATGCCAGTTGAAGAATATGCAGCTCAAGCCTTTGTCCAAAAACATGAAATGTTCAATCTCATAGCCAAAGTATGCTTGGCAAAGTTGGACGCAGACTATGTTGGTTTTTCTGCAGTGCCTACAACCACAGGTTCTGGCAAAAGAAGCTATTTGTACTGCAACAACCACTATATGGGCTACAAAACTTCTTCTAGTAACAATCAGCCATGAAAGGTTGATTCTCTACGAATAACTCCATAGCATACTTGGAAAAGCTACAACGTTTTAGGATCTTCATAGTAGTTACGCCAGTAAGGGCTAATCCATGGCcatagtgggcaaaaggcttaatgcttttctttctactttccactttccattttcattttgtttttctttcaagaAAAAGGATGCCAATATAGGTTTCTGTTTATTCATACAACGTATTGCTGTGTGGCAAACAATATCAAATGACCTCTCCTTGTATACTGGAGTCCCGATAAAGATTGTCAATGAAAATATCCGTTTGTTTATTGCGTGATGCAGAAGTTGTTTTGATATTTGACGACCTCGTTTGGCTTGGCTtatgaaatgttgtttttggttt
Proteins encoded in this window:
- the LOC107433867 gene encoding nudix hydrolase 2; translated protein: MFRVRPIKLIPNLLAYCKVYTASFYIIPSISKRPCLGSLLPFWLGSSKGPKYKIPSLIQQLSVSTSSLAVQEQVMAETGVELLNSVDDQHGGVRVEMKEPMDPKIFSTLLEASISHWRQQGKKGVWIKLPIELSSLVDTAVKEGFRYHHAESDYLMLVYWIPDTVDTLPVNATHRVGIGAFVTNHKREVLVVQETRGKFRGSGVWKLPTGVTNEGEDICDAAIREVKEETGIETEFVEVLAFRQSHQAFFSKSDLFFVCLLKPRSFDIEKQDSEIEEAQWMPVEEYAAQAFVQKHEMFNLIAKVCLAKLDADYVGFSAVPTTTGSGKRSYLYCNNHYMGYKTSSSNNQP